The Oxobacter pfennigii genome has a window encoding:
- a CDS encoding metallophosphoesterase family protein: MRILLISDIHGNLEALESCFKAAEKEKIDTINVLGDIVGYMANPNECVEKVKEFECILGNHDNAVFNDEELKYFNSYAAKAIMWTRENIKKRNMDFLSSLNNSKVFIQHNYTITHGSLCDPLEYIEYEYQAERIMEIATTPLVFAGHTHVPAMWRLYEKDDKPHILKVNGDSLTFNRDIQLEKDKKYIINIGAVGQPRDGNPKGCCAIYDSIEYTVKYLRFEYPVEETVQKIKANNLPVFLHKRLLKGE; this comes from the coding sequence ATGAGGATTTTGTTAATAAGTGATATTCATGGAAATTTAGAAGCTCTGGAAAGCTGTTTTAAGGCTGCAGAAAAAGAAAAGATAGATACTATTAATGTACTGGGTGATATTGTGGGATACATGGCCAACCCTAATGAATGCGTGGAGAAGGTAAAAGAGTTTGAATGCATATTGGGAAACCACGATAATGCGGTTTTCAACGATGAAGAATTAAAATATTTTAACTCCTATGCTGCCAAGGCTATAATGTGGACGAGAGAGAACATAAAGAAAAGGAATATGGACTTTTTATCATCCCTTAATAACAGCAAGGTATTTATACAGCACAACTATACCATAACCCACGGAAGCCTGTGCGACCCATTGGAATACATTGAATATGAATACCAGGCAGAGCGCATTATGGAGATAGCCACAACACCTCTGGTATTTGCCGGCCACACTCATGTTCCGGCCATGTGGAGGCTATACGAAAAAGATGATAAGCCACATATTTTAAAAGTTAACGGAGACTCTCTTACATTCAACAGGGATATACAGCTTGAAAAAGATAAAAAGTATATAATAAATATCGGAGCCGTAGGACAGCCAAGAGACGGAAATCCCAAAGGATGCTGCGCTATTTATGACAGCATTGAATATACGGTCAAATACCTAAGATTTGAATATCCTGTGGAGGAAACGGTTCAAAAGATTAAAGCCAACAACCTCCCGGTATTCTTGCATAAAAGGCTTCTTAAAGGCGAATAG
- a CDS encoding DUF4250 domain-containing protein produces MDEKEMIKGDPHILLSWTNTMLRDKADSLDDLLHLYGFKKEELIRRLQSIGYKYDIDENQFKNL; encoded by the coding sequence TTGGATGAAAAAGAAATGATTAAGGGAGACCCTCATATTTTGCTTAGCTGGACCAACACCATGCTGAGAGATAAAGCCGACAGCCTTGACGACTTGCTTCATTTATATGGCTTTAAAAAAGAGGAGCTTATCCGCAGGCTACAATCAATAGGATATAAATACGATATTGATGAAAATCAATTTAAAAACTTATGA
- a CDS encoding vWA domain-containing protein has product MMSEFEDQIPFSEIEFAENPEPRCPCLLLLDTSSSMKGRPISELNEGLICFKDELMADELASKRVEIGIITFGPVRVQNSFQTADVFEPSLLNTSGHTPMGAAIETGIEMINKRKSEYRQNGISYYRPWIFLITDGGPTDKWERAAKMIREGEDKKAFMFFAVGVEGANMGILNQIAVRQPLKLKDLRFRDLFSWLSNSLVSVSHSSLGEQVSLKNPEGPDGWAAADD; this is encoded by the coding sequence ATGATGTCGGAATTTGAAGACCAGATTCCTTTTTCAGAGATTGAATTTGCTGAAAATCCTGAACCCCGGTGTCCCTGCCTTTTGCTTTTAGATACCTCAAGCTCCATGAAAGGGAGACCTATTTCTGAACTAAATGAAGGATTGATATGCTTTAAAGATGAGCTTATGGCAGATGAGTTGGCATCCAAAAGAGTTGAAATCGGTATAATTACCTTCGGCCCTGTAAGAGTACAAAATTCATTTCAGACAGCCGATGTATTTGAGCCTTCCCTATTGAATACCAGCGGTCATACGCCAATGGGTGCAGCCATTGAAACGGGAATAGAAATGATTAATAAACGAAAAAGCGAATACAGGCAAAACGGAATTTCTTACTACCGCCCCTGGATTTTCCTCATAACTGACGGAGGTCCCACGGATAAATGGGAAAGAGCTGCAAAGATGATTAGAGAAGGTGAAGATAAAAAAGCGTTCATGTTTTTTGCTGTGGGGGTGGAAGGCGCCAACATGGGAATACTTAATCAGATAGCTGTACGCCAGCCCTTAAAATTAAAGGATTTGAGATTCAGGGACTTATTTTCCTGGCTTTCAAATTCTCTGGTTTCGGTATCCCATTCCAGCCTTGGCGAGCAAGTAAGCTTAAAAAACCCCGAAGGTCCTGACGGGTGGGCTGCTGCAGATGATTAA
- a CDS encoding PP2C family serine/threonine-protein phosphatase, whose protein sequence is MIKDTFKIAYASCQGSYHKNRNIPCQDYCYIKIIHSKKSETVLAIVVSDGAGSAKYSEIGSCIVCHSVMEEIKEFFKGDKKLYDFSRQNAEEMIRSFQHGLSGFAGIFETSGREFSCTLLCALIGDKGGVFFQIGDGAIVISTDEDSENYFPVFWPMRGEYENSTLYATDTESLREGLEYKSIIGNIQDIAVFTDGLQRLALHYKTRTAYGPFFKPLFSYIKSKADTNTEKFNHSLDSFLNSPRINKRTDDDKTLVIASRSD, encoded by the coding sequence ATGATTAAAGATACATTTAAAATTGCCTATGCATCCTGTCAGGGAAGTTATCATAAAAATAGAAATATTCCCTGTCAGGATTACTGCTATATTAAGATTATTCATTCAAAGAAGTCTGAAACAGTACTGGCAATTGTAGTTTCAGACGGAGCCGGCAGTGCAAAGTACTCAGAGATAGGCTCCTGTATTGTCTGCCATTCCGTAATGGAAGAAATAAAAGAATTCTTTAAAGGCGATAAAAAGCTTTATGATTTTAGCCGCCAAAATGCTGAGGAGATGATAAGGTCTTTTCAGCATGGGTTATCGGGATTTGCAGGTATTTTTGAAACTTCCGGCCGGGAATTTTCCTGTACATTGCTGTGTGCTCTAATAGGAGACAAGGGTGGGGTGTTTTTTCAGATAGGAGACGGTGCCATTGTCATATCCACTGATGAAGACAGTGAAAATTATTTTCCTGTCTTTTGGCCTATGAGGGGAGAATATGAGAATTCCACCCTTTATGCCACAGATACGGAAAGCTTAAGAGAAGGACTGGAGTATAAATCCATTATTGGAAATATACAGGATATTGCAGTCTTTACCGATGGTTTGCAGAGGCTGGCTCTTCATTATAAGACCAGGACAGCCTATGGACCTTTCTTTAAGCCTCTGTTTTCCTACATTAAATCAAAGGCCGATACAAATACCGAAAAGTTTAACCATTCTTTGGATTCATTCCTTAATTCCCCCAGGATAAACAAAAGGACAGACGATGATAAGACTCTCGTTATAGCATCCAGGAGTGATTGA
- a CDS encoding helix-hairpin-helix domain-containing protein: MENINVYDSNKNKIILGDFLGRGGEGSVYEVAGNANLAAKIYHDPLNKNKEDKLKAMTYVKSEKLLNVLAWPVDTLYNADDNSMVGILMPMVKGYKEIHKLYNPGVRIAEFPHAGWDFLIRTASNLARAFSVVHKHDHVIGDINPGNIVVSSRATVMLIDTDSFQVSAYGNIYPCNVGVTMYQPPELQDIKSFEGLIRTSNHDNFGLAVFIFQLIFMGRHPFSAKYTGSEDMTLEQAIKEKRFAYMKESKSRYMRQPLGTLSINGVSDTVAKLFERAFLTSDRPDGKEWSISLEEMLNDLIKCTKEPSHKYYKSQARCPWCRMEGSKEGVLFFGRAAGQPDKYKYTDVEDIWRSIASLNPPEPFPDMPEYKDLNLKLKSARHKLSRKVIIKKTAPFIGGIGFILAAVNMTLGSYWMVAAGILFAAAVFLTLKPALVKCRAQTDKTYNDTVKRLDLYLSIKDRDTLRKRFIDKKEQLALIYESYKDLEQKRKLRLKETRTDKNKYKIVDILDRELIIESSKIEKELKNGMEQLEQLRLRAEKRKNAVCDEIKKCIDILERSRA; encoded by the coding sequence ATGGAGAATATAAATGTTTATGACAGCAACAAGAATAAAATAATACTTGGAGATTTTTTGGGAAGAGGCGGAGAAGGCAGCGTATATGAAGTTGCGGGCAATGCAAATCTTGCTGCCAAGATATATCACGATCCATTGAATAAAAATAAGGAAGATAAATTAAAAGCAATGACTTATGTTAAAAGTGAGAAGCTTCTAAACGTATTGGCCTGGCCGGTGGATACCCTTTATAATGCTGATGATAACTCAATGGTTGGTATATTGATGCCTATGGTAAAAGGGTATAAAGAAATTCATAAATTATATAACCCCGGTGTGCGTATTGCAGAATTTCCCCATGCAGGCTGGGACTTTCTAATACGCACAGCCTCCAATTTAGCCCGGGCATTTTCAGTAGTGCATAAACATGATCATGTGATTGGAGATATCAACCCCGGCAATATCGTTGTTTCCAGTCGGGCAACAGTGATGCTTATAGATACCGACAGCTTTCAGGTAAGTGCCTATGGGAATATTTATCCCTGCAATGTGGGAGTCACCATGTATCAACCGCCGGAGCTTCAAGATATCAAATCTTTTGAAGGGCTTATAAGGACCTCCAATCACGATAACTTCGGCCTGGCTGTTTTTATATTTCAACTTATTTTTATGGGACGTCACCCTTTTTCCGCAAAATATACCGGTTCGGAAGATATGACTTTAGAGCAGGCAATAAAAGAAAAGAGATTTGCATATATGAAAGAATCAAAATCAAGATACATGAGGCAGCCTCTTGGAACACTTTCCATCAATGGAGTATCTGATACCGTAGCGAAGCTTTTTGAAAGAGCCTTTTTAACCTCGGACCGTCCTGACGGAAAAGAATGGTCCATCTCTTTAGAGGAAATGCTCAATGATTTGATAAAATGTACTAAAGAGCCTTCCCATAAATACTATAAGTCCCAGGCCCGATGCCCCTGGTGCAGAATGGAAGGCAGCAAAGAGGGAGTATTGTTTTTCGGCAGGGCGGCAGGACAGCCGGATAAATATAAATATACTGATGTTGAAGATATATGGAGAAGTATCGCTAGTTTAAATCCGCCGGAACCCTTTCCCGACATGCCCGAATATAAGGATTTGAATCTTAAGCTTAAATCGGCAAGGCACAAACTCAGCAGAAAGGTAATTATAAAAAAGACAGCACCCTTTATTGGAGGTATAGGATTCATACTTGCTGCCGTCAATATGACCTTAGGCTCTTACTGGATGGTGGCTGCAGGAATTTTATTTGCTGCAGCAGTATTTTTGACATTAAAGCCCGCCCTTGTAAAATGCAGGGCCCAAACTGATAAAACCTATAATGATACGGTGAAAAGGCTGGATTTATATTTAAGTATAAAAGACAGGGATACATTGCGAAAAAGGTTTATAGATAAAAAAGAACAGTTGGCTTTAATTTATGAATCATATAAGGATTTGGAGCAAAAGCGAAAGCTTCGTTTAAAAGAAACAAGGACTGATAAAAACAAATATAAAATTGTTGATATATTAGACAGGGAACTTATCATTGAAAGCAGCAAAATAGAAAAAGAGCTTAAAAATGGTATGGAGCAGTTGGAGCAATTGCGCTTAAGAGCAGAAAAGAGGAAAAACGCGGTATGTGATGAAATAAAAAAGTGCATTGATATATTGGAAAGGAGCAGAGCATAG
- a CDS encoding YbaK/EbsC family protein produces the protein MLSKLSKSAEKVQAVLNEFGYELNVVELPDSTRTAQEAADAIGCTVSQIAKSLIFKGKVSQKPILIIASGTNRINEKAIKEITGEKLEKADADFVLEHTGFAIGGIPPLGHKNTIATFIDEDLLQYEEIWAAAGTPHAVFRLTPKILSEITKGNIINVK, from the coding sequence ATGTTGTCGAAACTAAGCAAAAGTGCTGAAAAGGTTCAGGCAGTTCTTAATGAATTCGGATATGAACTTAATGTAGTTGAGCTTCCGGATTCCACCAGAACTGCTCAGGAAGCAGCAGATGCTATAGGCTGCACCGTAAGCCAGATAGCAAAATCCTTGATTTTCAAGGGAAAGGTTTCTCAAAAGCCTATATTAATAATTGCCAGCGGAACAAACAGAATTAATGAAAAAGCCATAAAAGAAATCACAGGCGAAAAGCTGGAGAAGGCCGATGCAGACTTTGTATTGGAACACACAGGCTTTGCAATAGGAGGGATTCCTCCCCTTGGTCATAAAAATACAATCGCCACGTTTATAGATGAAGATTTATTGCAATATGAAGAAATCTGGGCTGCCGCCGGCACACCCCATGCCGTGTTCAGGCTTACTCCAAAGATACTATCCGAAATAACAAAAGGAAATATTATAAATGTAAAATAA
- a CDS encoding SDR family oxidoreductase, whose amino-acid sequence MDENMVNSFPKTVPPQKQPKQPGMTKLMNPLPIDEDPNYKASGKLAGKVAVISGGDSGIGRAVASIFAKEGADVAILYLDEHEDAEATKKIVEGTGRKCLLIPGDIGEEFFCVNAVKKIINMFGKIDIIVNNSAEQHPQNSIEDITKEQLMQTFKTNFFGVFFLTKAVIPHLKEGAAIINTASITAYKGDEGLIDYASSKGAIVSFTRSMALSLVGRNIRVNAVSPGPVWTPLIPSSFNEQEVAKFGSTTPMERPAQPVELAGAYVYLASSDSTYVTGQTIHVNGGVSVNG is encoded by the coding sequence ATGGATGAAAATATGGTAAATTCTTTTCCCAAAACCGTACCGCCGCAGAAGCAGCCAAAGCAGCCCGGAATGACAAAGTTAATGAACCCGCTTCCTATTGATGAAGATCCTAACTACAAGGCATCCGGCAAACTGGCAGGTAAAGTGGCTGTGATTTCAGGAGGAGACAGCGGAATTGGAAGGGCGGTAGCATCCATCTTTGCAAAGGAAGGGGCAGATGTTGCCATACTTTACTTAGACGAGCATGAGGACGCTGAAGCTACAAAAAAGATAGTAGAAGGAACGGGAAGGAAATGCCTTCTTATACCTGGAGATATAGGGGAAGAATTCTTCTGTGTAAATGCAGTCAAAAAGATTATAAATATGTTCGGTAAAATAGATATTATCGTCAATAACAGCGCAGAACAGCACCCTCAGAACAGCATTGAGGATATAACAAAGGAACAGCTTATGCAAACATTTAAAACCAATTTTTTTGGTGTGTTTTTTCTTACAAAGGCGGTTATTCCTCATTTAAAAGAAGGGGCAGCCATAATTAATACCGCATCCATTACCGCATATAAAGGTGATGAGGGGCTTATCGATTATGCATCATCAAAAGGCGCAATTGTATCATTTACCCGTTCCATGGCATTGTCCTTGGTGGGAAGAAATATAAGAGTCAATGCAGTTTCTCCCGGTCCTGTATGGACACCTCTTATTCCTTCTTCCTTTAATGAGCAGGAAGTCGCAAAGTTCGGAAGCACAACTCCCATGGAAAGGCCGGCGCAGCCTGTTGAATTAGCCGGGGCTTATGTATACTTAGCAAGCAGCGATTCAACCTATGTGACAGGGCAGACCATACATGTAAACGGCGGAGTTTCAGTAAACGGATGA
- a CDS encoding tetratricopeptide repeat protein: MEKVIDVRNYLKMLHNYRVMTENKIIELQLLGALALAKRNHESHGIKDIRSIMDMASVYVELEDYDNAEKMYMKALELNPDEADAYCGLAVIFVNCKDYHQAIEYYKKAIDINPCNERAYFSLAETYDKMKLYDEAISCYKKAVEINADDYWAYINLGEIYEKLDKDKEALEITQKAIDNGFDYYKTHFTMGVILNKLKRTDEAIGMYVKAIEENPNYIPSFLNLSDIYKSKELFEKAVDILSFGIKHNKKEAALYYSRACIYVHLDIIKKALNDLKMAARHNPGLVWDMERDYELFPVKKLDAYKVIKNLYSTL; this comes from the coding sequence ATGGAGAAGGTGATTGACGTGAGAAATTATCTCAAAATGCTCCATAATTATAGGGTGATGACAGAAAATAAAATAATAGAACTTCAATTGTTAGGGGCTCTTGCACTAGCGAAGAGAAATCATGAAAGCCATGGGATTAAGGATATAAGATCCATCATGGATATGGCTTCCGTATATGTGGAGCTTGAAGATTATGATAATGCGGAAAAGATGTATATGAAAGCCTTGGAGTTAAACCCTGACGAAGCAGATGCCTATTGCGGTCTTGCAGTTATCTTTGTTAACTGTAAGGATTATCATCAGGCAATAGAGTATTATAAAAAAGCTATTGATATAAACCCTTGTAATGAAAGAGCATATTTTTCCCTGGCAGAAACTTATGATAAAATGAAACTTTACGACGAGGCAATCAGCTGCTATAAAAAAGCTGTTGAAATCAATGCTGATGATTATTGGGCTTATATAAACCTTGGAGAAATTTATGAAAAGCTGGACAAAGATAAGGAAGCCCTTGAAATAACTCAAAAAGCCATTGATAATGGCTTTGACTACTACAAAACCCATTTCACCATGGGTGTGATACTAAATAAGCTTAAAAGAACAGATGAAGCAATCGGCATGTATGTTAAGGCTATAGAAGAAAACCCCAATTATATTCCAAGCTTTTTAAACCTATCGGATATTTATAAAAGCAAGGAACTTTTTGAAAAAGCTGTAGATATTTTATCTTTCGGCATTAAACACAATAAAAAAGAAGCTGCTTTATATTACAGCAGGGCATGCATTTATGTACACCTGGATATCATTAAAAAAGCCTTAAATGATCTTAAAATGGCAGCAAGGCATAATCCCGGACTGGTCTGGGATATGGAAAGAGATTATGAGCTGTTTCCTGTCAAGAAACTTGACGCATATAAAGTAATTAAAAACTTATACTCAACTTTATAA
- the nudC gene encoding NAD(+) diphosphatase: MAEVSEEIREQDFSMKEMRPLLDIMDDELFHITGKAYQIMVWDNEHQYCGKCGAAMVYVDNERAKYCPQCGFSSYPRISPAIIVAITDNDRILLAHNKTFRNGMYSLIAGFVEPGETFEQCVEREVYEEVGLKIKNIKYFGSQPWPFPHSLMVGFTAQYESGDIDVDGKEIEKAGWFEPDELPTIPSQGSIARKLIDAYLKSVKK; the protein is encoded by the coding sequence GTGGCAGAAGTCTCAGAGGAGATAAGAGAACAGGACTTTTCGATGAAAGAAATGCGGCCCCTTTTAGATATTATGGATGATGAGCTTTTCCATATTACAGGGAAAGCTTATCAGATAATGGTTTGGGACAATGAACACCAATATTGCGGGAAATGCGGGGCAGCCATGGTGTATGTGGATAATGAAAGAGCAAAATACTGCCCTCAATGCGGATTTTCAAGTTATCCGCGTATTTCTCCGGCAATAATCGTTGCCATAACCGACAATGACCGCATACTTTTAGCACATAATAAGACCTTCCGTAATGGTATGTACAGCTTGATAGCCGGCTTTGTAGAACCGGGTGAAACCTTTGAGCAGTGCGTGGAAAGAGAAGTATACGAAGAAGTAGGTTTGAAAATCAAAAATATAAAGTACTTCGGGAGCCAGCCCTGGCCTTTTCCTCATTCATTGATGGTGGGTTTTACTGCCCAGTATGAAAGCGGAGATATCGATGTGGATGGAAAGGAAATTGAAAAGGCAGGATGGTTTGAACCAGATGAACTTCCTACAATACCTTCCCAGGGCAGCATCGCAAGAAAGCTCATTGATGCATATTTAAAATCAGTAAAAAAATAG
- the lysA gene encoding diaminopimelate decarboxylase has product MIKIYSDVTTDYNIFEGKDPIELVEKYGSPLYVYNERIFRDKCREMKSLLKYPNFSVSYSAKANSNLTLLSIAQEEGLNVDAMSPGEIYVQQKAGFKPEQIFYISNNVSAEEMKYAIDNDVLISIDSISQLELFGSINRGGRVAVRFNPGHGAGHNAKVVTAGKNTKFGVEAKYLPQVKEIIKKYDLNLVGINQHIGSLFLEGTAYIESLKSLLSIAENFKDLEFIDMGGGFGIPYHKQEGQERLDLKKLGKEIDTIIFEWVKKYGREIHFKIEPGRYIPAECSVLLGTVHAVKENYGRKYAGTDLGFNVLIRPVMYDSHHDVEIYRKVDLKSDIKENVTIVGNICETGDILAYERLLPQIFEGDVLGILDAGAYGYVMSSNYNNRLRPAELLIKEDGTEKIIRRRDTLEDLIRNYEL; this is encoded by the coding sequence ATGATTAAGATATATTCCGACGTAACCACTGATTACAATATTTTTGAAGGCAAGGATCCAATTGAACTCGTGGAAAAGTACGGCAGCCCCCTTTATGTATATAATGAAAGAATATTCAGGGATAAATGCAGGGAAATGAAAAGCCTCCTTAAATATCCTAATTTTTCTGTAAGCTATTCTGCAAAGGCCAACAGCAATTTAACTTTATTAAGCATTGCCCAGGAAGAAGGCTTGAATGTGGATGCAATGTCTCCCGGTGAAATATATGTGCAGCAAAAAGCCGGTTTTAAACCCGAGCAGATATTTTATATAAGCAACAACGTATCTGCAGAAGAGATGAAATACGCCATTGATAATGATGTTTTGATAAGCATTGATTCTATTTCCCAGCTTGAATTATTCGGCAGTATAAACAGAGGCGGAAGAGTTGCTGTGCGTTTCAATCCCGGCCATGGTGCCGGCCACAATGCAAAGGTTGTTACTGCAGGTAAAAACACCAAATTCGGTGTAGAGGCCAAATACTTGCCCCAAGTGAAGGAAATTATTAAAAAGTATGATTTGAATCTTGTTGGTATAAATCAGCATATAGGTTCTCTTTTCCTTGAAGGCACCGCATATATTGAAAGCTTAAAATCCCTTCTTTCTATTGCAGAGAATTTTAAAGACCTGGAATTTATAGATATGGGCGGAGGTTTTGGCATACCTTATCATAAGCAGGAGGGTCAGGAACGTTTGGACTTAAAAAAGCTGGGAAAAGAAATCGACACCATAATATTTGAGTGGGTTAAAAAATATGGCAGGGAAATTCACTTTAAAATCGAGCCCGGAAGATACATCCCGGCAGAATGCAGCGTACTTTTAGGCACCGTTCATGCCGTTAAAGAAAACTACGGAAGAAAATATGCAGGAACCGACTTAGGCTTTAATGTGCTTATAAGGCCGGTTATGTACGACTCCCACCATGATGTGGAAATATACAGAAAAGTGGATTTAAAATCCGATATTAAAGAGAATGTAACCATTGTGGGAAATATTTGCGAAACAGGGGATATATTGGCCTATGAGAGGCTGCTCCCTCAAATATTTGAAGGAGACGTCCTTGGAATATTGGATGCCGGCGCATACGGATATGTGATGAGTTCAAATTACAACAACAGATTAAGGCCTGCAGAACTCCTGATAAAAGAAGACGGCACCGAAAAAATTATCAGGAGAAGAGATACCCTGGAAGATTTGATACGAAATTATGAACTGTAA
- a CDS encoding zinc-ribbon domain-containing protein, translating into MSAILCSSCGKELEDDNINFCISCGGLFCSDEFDNNSELCQECVKNGCTSLF; encoded by the coding sequence GTGTCAGCTATACTATGCAGCAGCTGCGGGAAGGAACTGGAAGATGATAATATAAATTTCTGTATTTCCTGCGGAGGTTTATTTTGCAGCGATGAATTCGACAATAATTCAGAGCTTTGTCAGGAATGCGTTAAAAATGGATGCACAAGTTTATTTTGA
- a CDS encoding eIF2A-related protein encodes MRKNVLLLFSISVLLIAITSMAVMKGMDGYGGGFKTGLNSKGKEGANLPDLTSDFASGLGTSIAENHNLTTADNSETLAASAEETMVAGLSINIVENDTFAYIDEDGNLKLRSLNDNFEQAVTENIDIYDYDLNLKDGKVVYIARDNEDYSDNILVLYDIKTKTREIIDKNEPARIVRWSPNYKYIAVDYGTGSLGATKIYDIESKKWIRVTEGATMGFEWSPDGNSITIGISENVDPPTPIEEGDSISTAVVLMHKDSDMKILMKGSSEYLCQPVLWLDNDTLIIEKMMVQGEGEVQYYKADINTSNLTEINMEEIPQQEEPQNIPDEALNVVYDISSDGNNVLYTLYDEEDKKLKIMVWDVEKQQSTEICPGSEGRWIKSKQ; translated from the coding sequence ATGAGAAAGAATGTATTGTTATTATTTTCAATATCGGTATTATTAATTGCAATAACGTCCATGGCTGTGATGAAGGGTATGGATGGCTATGGCGGGGGATTTAAGACAGGGCTTAATTCAAAGGGAAAGGAAGGAGCCAACCTACCCGATCTCACTTCGGACTTTGCAAGCGGATTAGGCACATCCATTGCTGAAAATCATAACTTAACCACAGCAGATAACAGCGAAACATTGGCGGCATCTGCAGAAGAAACCATGGTTGCCGGATTGAGCATAAACATAGTTGAAAACGACACCTTTGCCTATATAGATGAAGATGGAAATTTAAAGCTCAGAAGCTTGAATGATAATTTTGAACAGGCAGTAACCGAAAATATAGACATATATGATTACGACCTCAACTTAAAGGACGGAAAAGTGGTATATATTGCCCGCGACAATGAAGACTATTCAGACAACATATTGGTTTTATATGACATCAAGACAAAAACAAGAGAGATAATTGACAAAAATGAGCCGGCCAGAATAGTAAGATGGTCTCCAAATTATAAGTACATTGCCGTGGATTATGGTACCGGGTCATTGGGAGCTACAAAAATATACGATATTGAAAGCAAAAAATGGATTAGGGTTACCGAAGGGGCTACCATGGGGTTTGAATGGTCTCCTGACGGCAATTCAATAACCATAGGTATTTCTGAAAATGTGGATCCGCCCACACCTATAGAGGAAGGCGATTCCATAAGCACTGCAGTAGTTTTAATGCATAAAGACAGCGACATGAAAATACTTATGAAAGGCAGCAGTGAATATCTCTGCCAGCCGGTATTATGGCTTGATAATGATACTCTCATTATAGAAAAGATGATGGTACAAGGCGAAGGGGAAGTTCAATATTATAAAGCAGATATAAATACCTCGAATCTTACAGAAATAAATATGGAGGAAATTCCACAGCAGGAAGAACCTCAGAACATTCCCGATGAGGCTTTAAATGTAGTTTATGATATTTCTTCCGACGGAAATAATGTACTATATACCTTATATGATGAAGAAGATAAAAAGCTTAAAATAATGGTTTGGGATGTAGAAAAGCAGCAAAGCACAGAAATCTGCCCGGGGAGTGAAGGCAGATGGATAAAAAGCAAACAATAA